A window of Silurus meridionalis isolate SWU-2019-XX chromosome 4, ASM1480568v1, whole genome shotgun sequence contains these coding sequences:
- the macf1b gene encoding microtubule-actin cross-linking factor 1 isoform X5 — translation MLKIFDLWFECRRTYGIVLLAVFPLWTLSTRSTLALTDGFGDPEMFKQNLQTLLTWVCEIEELVANQKPLSSEFKVVKAQLQEQKLLQRLLEDRRSSMETMMQEGPLLAEGLLEEDRDKAKLQLSQLKLKWEALLLGANSRRQRLELILPQAQLFQERIDSFHQWLISMEQDLAELRSAERTMLHLQEATDQAKAVMEEIQAKNADLGKLQQCCHDFMEHVSEEESQLVQEKANSLRIRYSVICLGSADVLQRLEQALEASSRCTSSQEDLHLWLGRIERELLGTAQTGDAVLCAAERQRLEQAVEKELAWFRTTTQGLENLSVIQLDPDVIATQLYDQKILAVEILQHKFNIEKMMKVSELLHTYCESEDMESLQTSLHTLEDLCQITTGTNSHVVLQLEHAQSLLSQFSEGFAEVVPWLQETKTLTDQLALNTISYEAFREQQELLQSLRESTAEHKPLIFRLEMLAKRLSDLSPDQAHQYCQKAAEAEEHYQTIRNRIREAAAVLEESLPRYTQLNERMILIGESLERLYNHMQATVILQGLTPRIQEQVKDNKNTMAELSKLELSLNSVRTQAEELLANTQGAGASSIGTAIQKQVSSLTSQWKETHKQCQEREKWLFNLLDLATRFWNEVSSMTVGLNDAQQTLLDLNSSRTDSETIQQSLLTMQTLREDIDGLQGELDTLGVLGMELMSACGDTDKPEVTKSLDELYCTWNNLNKIWTECHNKLEESLQLALNYQDTLQGLFEWLKSAELKSTEEFLVGSDLGSVKEQLCGLKEFKRELYQKKIEIESLNHRYVGRLSPGSVRPGSASPLRDFRQRWDNLESETVSRQHQLECALLGLGQFQNNFDELHAWISHTAELLQTSRPISIDLQTCEIELAKHKVLRNDVMSHVHTVESLNQAGRVLLEGTGESPQGLQHRLEQLNECWEFVRSETERRQLKLENYLSQVQDVTMEIQDLLQWMEYTDLKLSSTKTVWGMPDSASERLSAHLELCNEMDSKLHAYTNIRNAVHRMLEESNVAHGSSTEHSLSILEQKWNTVYAKMQDRKSKLTEGLTLAKEFNSNIQDLLTKMAKCEEVINALPTPSFILDTISTQLQEHKMLVSEVQSYGEKKTCVENAASQLLELSRKEDCDVIQNLLIMVQDRYRKLHQHTSERGKTLEDVKKQVKQFSESWQLLMDWMTEVEQTLDTHKEIAVSHEEIKQQLTEQKEFHKLFRSKRPMYEACLKRGRTLLEKTQNSLDTQHLENMVSELRDSWDTISGKSVERQHKLEEALLFSGRFSDALQALNDWLYRAEPQVAEDMPVGGEKDLVNNLIDKHKVFQKELGKRAGCIRTIKRSVRDLTRGSTADAHWLQEQMEELEVRWEAVCKLSVSRQTRLEAALQQAEEFDRMVHSFLDQIADTERDLKYGVLPEEEEALITFLTQHKESLSSLSSHQVALECIQSLGEEILSSCHPDSVITIKSWISVTKTRYEEVQTWAQQQAERIQAALSALEAERKEVQCLLNWISSAAESLNLRDQEPFPDDIGQTAELFTQHKVFMDELKSKVIEVENATKSCKHKLIPKKLVSPSHKTPYKRRGPTKNQTTVSLPLENLEPHTPQLCQLVSQWQKLWVQAHSRQTRLEEHQQRLRELEEFANFDFNIWRKRYMQWISHLKSRILDVFRSIDRDQDGRISQKEFIDNVLASKFPTNSLEMAAVANIFDVNSDGFIDYYEFVSALHPSRDPYRRTTDVDQINEEVSRQVSQCSCPKRFQVEQVSANRYRFGDSQQLRMVRILRSTLMVRVGGGWTALDEFLVKNDPCRVKGRTNLKIKEKYLSPHSFEASGCRGSKGMTVSRSNSSLSLYSSASAPSSPLSRKALLRRSFSGERCIRPRSSIAALGTDQFSPAGDDDSPSPSEEAERAPT, via the exons ATGCTGAAGATTTTTGATCTGTGGTTTGAATGCAGAAGAACCTATGGAATTGTTTTGTTAGCTGTTTTCCCTCTGTGGACATTG agtacCAGAAGTACTTTGGCTCTGACTGATGGATTTGGGGATCCTGAAATGTTTAAGCAAAATCTACAGACACTGTTAACATGGGTTTGTGAAATTGAAGAGCTCGTGGCAAATCAAAAACCTCTCTCGTCGGAATTTAAAGTAGTGAAAGCTCAGCTTCAAGAACAGAAG CTTCTACAGCGTCTTCTAGAGGACAGGAGGTCTAGCATGGAAACTATGATGCAGGAGGGCCCACTTTTAGCAGAGGGACTTCTGGAGGAAGACAGGGATAAAGCAAAACTCCAACTTTCCCAACTTAAACTGAAGTGGGAAGCCCTTCTTTTAGGTGCTAATAGCAG GAGACAGCGTTTGGAGCTCATTTTGCCTCAGGCTCAGCTCTTTCAGGAGAGAATAGACAGTTTTCATCAGTGGCTGATATCCATGGAGCAGGACTTAGCTGAACTCCGTTCTGCAGAGAGAACAATGCTGCATTTGCAGGAAGCCACTGATCAGGCCAAG gCTGTTATGGAGGAAATACAAGCAAAGAATGCTGACTTAGGAAAACTTCAACAGTGCTGTCATGATTTTATGGAGCATGTCTCAG AAGAGGAGTCACAGCTGGTACAAGAGAAGGCAAACAGCTTGCGGATCCGGTACTCAGTGATCTGTTTAGGCAGTGCTGATGTTCTGCAAAGGCTGGAACAGGCACTGGAGGCATCCAGCCGATGCACCTCTAGTCAGGAAGACCTCCATTTGTGGCTGGGCCGCATCGAGAGGGAACTTCTGGGAACAGCGCAGACTGGAGATGCAGTTCTGTGTGCtgctgagagacagaga TTGGAACAGGCAGTTGAAAAAGAATTGGCCTGGTTTAGAACTACAACCCAGGGACTGGAGAACCTCAGTGTCATCCAACTGGACCCTGATGTTATTGCAACCCAGCTCTATGATCAGAAA aTACTTGCAGTGGAGATTCTTCAGCACAAGTTTAACATTGAGAAAATGATGAAGGTTTCTGAACTCTTACACACATATTGTGAGAGTGAGGATATGGAAAGCCTTCAG ACAAGTCTGCATACTCTGGAGGACCTTTGTCAGATAACTACAGGCACTAATTCCCATGTGGTGCTGCAGCTGGAGCATGCTCAGTCTCTCTTGTCCCAATTCTCAGAGGGCTTTGCTGAGGTGGTGCCATGGTTACAGGAAACCAAAACCCTTACTGACCAACTTGCTTTGAACACCATTAGTTATGAAGCATTCAGAGAACAACAGGAGCTCTTACAG AGCCTAAGGGAATCTACAGCTGAGCACAAGCCTTTAATATTCCGATTAGAAATGTTGGCCAAGCGTCTATCAGACCTGAGTCCTGACCAGGCACATCAATACTGCCAGAAAGCAGCAGAGGCTGAAGAGCACTACCAGACAATCAGAAACAGAATTCGAGAGGCTGCTGCAGTCCTTGAGGAGTCTCTGCCACGGTATACACAG CTGAATGAGAGAATGATTCTGATAGGGGAAAGCCTGGAGCGTCTGTACAACCACATGCAGGCCACAGTGATTCTGCAAGGTCTCACCCCACGTATTCAGGAGCAGGTAAAGGACAACAAGAACACTATGGCTGAGCTCTCCAAGCTGGAGCTGAGCCTGAACAGTGTGAGGACTCAAGCTGAGGAGCTGCTGGCAAACACACAAGGAGCAGGAGCCAGCTCTATTGGCACAg CTATTCAGAAGCAGGTAAGCAGCCTTACCAGCCAGTGGAAGGAGACCCATAAGCAATGTCAGGAGAGGGAAAAGTGGCTCTTCAACCTGCTTGATTTGGCTACAAGGTTCTGGAATGAAGTAAGCAGCATGACAGTTGGGCTAAATGATGCGCAACAAACTCTGCTAGATCTCAACTCAAGTAGAACAGATTCTGAGACCATCCAGCAAAGCCTGTTGACAATGcag ACTTTGAGAGAGGACATCGATGGTCTACAAGGGGAACTGGACACACTTGGGGTTTTGGGAATGGAGCTAATGTCTGCATGTGGAGACACAGACAAGCCAGAAGTCACAAAAAGCTTAGATGAG CTCTACTGCACATGGAACAATCTTAATAAGATCTGGACTGAGTGCCACAATAAGTTAGAAGAATCTCTACAGTTGGCACTGAATTATCAGGACACCCTGCAG GGTCTATTTGAGTGGCTTAAGTCAGCAGAGCTGAAATCCACTGAAGAGTTCTTGGTGGGATCTGATCTTGGATCTGTCAAAGAGCAGCTGTGTGGTCTAAAG GAGTTCAAGCGGGAATTATACCAGAAAAAGATTGAGATTGAGAGTTTGAACCATCGTTACGTGGGTCGCCTCTCTCCGGGTTCTGTGCGCCCAGGGTCTGCCTCACCACTGAGGGATTTTCGTCAGCGCTGGGACAACCTGGAGTCGGAGACTGTCAGCCGACAA CACCAGTTGGAGTGTGCACTGCTAGGATTGGGCCAGTTCCAGAACAACTTTGATGAGCTGCATGCCTGGATCTCCCACACTGCTGAACTGCTGCAGACATCTCGGCCCATCAGCATCGACCTACAGACCTGTGAGATAGAACTTGCCAAGCACAAG gtgctgCGCAATGATGTGATGTCACATGTACATACTGTGGAGTCTCTGAACCAGGCAGGAAGGGTCCTGCTGGAGGGCACAGGAGAGAGCCCTCAGGGTCTGCAGCATCGGCTGGAGCAACTGAACGAATGCTGGGAGTTTGTGCGTTCTGAGACAGAGCGCAGGCAGCTGAAGCTGGAGAATTACCTAAGTCAA GTTCAAGATGTAACAATGGAAATCCAGGATCTTCTGCAGTGGATGGAGTACACAGACTTAAAGCTGTCCTCCACTAAAACTGTATGGGGAATGCCAGACTCTGCCAGTGAGAGACTCAGTGCTCATCTG GAGCTGTGTAATGAGATGGATTCCAAACTGCATGCCTACACAAATATCCGTAATGCTGTCCACAGGATGCTGGAGGAAAGTAATGTGGCTCATGGCTCCAGCACAGAACACAGCTTAAGCATCCTGGAACAAAAGTGGAACACTGTTTACGCAAAAATGCAAGATCGAAAG TCTAAGTTAACAGAAGGACTTACTTTAGCAAAGGAGTTTAACAGCAATATCCAAGATCTGCTGACCAAAATGGCAAAGTGTGAAGAGGTTATTAATGCCCTACCTACTCCCAGCTTCATCCTAGACACCATTAGCACCCAGCTTCAAGAACacaag ATGCTGGTTAGTGAGGTCCAATCGTATGGAGAAAAGAAGACTTGTGTGGAGAATGCAGCCTCTCAGCTGTTGGAACTGAGCAGGAAAGAGGACTGTGATGTAATACAGAATCTACTGATAATGGTTCAAGACCGCTACAGGAAGCTCCACCAGCACACCAGTGAGAGGGGGAAGACTCTGGAAGATGTTAAGAAACAAGTTAAACAG TTCAGTGAATCCTGGCAGCTGCTGATGGACTGGATGACTGAAGTGGAACAGACCCTGGACACACATAAGGAGATCGCTGTTTCACATGAGGAGATCAAACAGCAACTCACTGAGCAGAAG GAATTCCATAAACTCTTTCGCTCAAAGAGGCCGATGTATGAGGCCTGCTTGAAGAGGGGTCGCACTCTTTTAGAAAAGACTCAGAATTCTTTAGACACCCAGCATCTGGAGAATATGGTGTCTGAACTCAGAGACTCGTGGGATACCATCAGTGGCAAATCTGTGGAGAG GCAACATAAATTGGAGGAGGCACTGCTGTTTTCTGGAAGATTTAGTGATGCCCTCCAGGCACTGAATGACTGGCTGTACAGGGCAGAGCCACAGGTTGCTGAAGATATGCCTGTTGGTGGTGAAAAGGACTTggttaataatttaattgacAAGCACAAG GTGTTCCAAAAAGAGCTGGGAAAGCGGGCAGGCTGTATTCGCACCATAAAGCGTTCTGTGAGAGATTTAACTCGTGGAAGCACAGCTGATGCCCACTGGCTGCAGGAACAGATGGAGGAGCTGGAGGTTCGCTGGGAAGCTGTGTGTAAACTCTCAGTCTCCCGACAGACCAGACTGGAAGCAGCACTACAACAG GCAGAAGAGTTTGATAGAATGGTTCACTCCTTCCTTGATCAAATTGCTGACACTGAGAGGGATTTGAAATATGGTGTACTACCTGAAGAAGAAGAGGCTCTAATAACATTTCTCACACAGCACAAG GAGTCACTGAGTTCTTTAAGTAGTCATCAGGTGGCTCTGGAATGCATACAATCCTTAGGTGAAGAGATTCTTTCTTCCTGCCATCCTGACTCTGTTATTACTATCAAATCTTGGATCAGTGTAACCAAAACCCGCTATGAGGAG GTCCAGACATGGGCACAACAGCAGGCTGAGCGAATCCAAGCTGCGCTTTCTGCCTTGGAGGCTGAAAGAAAGGAAGTGCAGTGCCTTCTGAACTGGATCTCCTCGGCTGCAGAATCATTGAACCTCAGAGACCAGGAACCTTTCCCTGATGACATAGGGCAGACAGCAGAGCTCTTCACCCAGCACAAG GTTTTCATGGATGAGTTAAAGAGTAAAGTTATAGAAGTAGAAAACGCCACAAAATCCTGCAAACATAAGCTGATTCCTAAAAAGCTGGTGTCTCCGAGCCATAAGACACCATACA AAAGAAGAGGTCCAACAAAGAACCAGACCACAGTTTCATTGCCCCTGGAGAATCTGGAACCTCACACACCCCAGTTGTGTCAACTGGTCAGCCAGTGGCAGAAACTGTGGGTCCAGGCCCACAGCAGACAGACCAGACTTGAAGAGCACCAGCAGAGACTTAGAGAG TTGGAAGAGTTTGCTAACTTTGACTTTAACATCTGGCGCAAGAGGTACATGCAGTGGATAAGTCACCTCAAGTCTCGGATTTTAGATGTTTTCCGCAGCATCGATCGAGATCAGGATGGTCGAATCAGCCAAAAGGAGTTCATCGACAATGTTCTAGCATCTA AATTTCCAACCAACTCCTTGGAAATGGCTGCTGTTGCAAACATCTTTGATGTAAATAGCGATGGCTTCATCGACTACTATGAGTTTGTCAGTGCTCTCCACCCAAGCCGAGATCCCTACAGAAGGACAACTGACGTGGACCAAATCAATGAGGAG GTGAGCAGACAGGTGTCCCAGTGCAGCTGCCCAAAGAGGTTTCAGGTGGAGCAGGTTAGCGCTAACCGCTACAGG TTTGGAGACTCTCAGCAGTTAAGAATGGTGCGTATTTTAAGAAGCACCCTCATGGTACGAGTTGGTGGTGGATGGACGGCCCTGGATGAATTTCTTGTTAAGAATGACCCTTGCAGAG TAAAAGGTCGGACAAACCTGAAGATAAAGGAGAAGTACCTGTCACCTCATTCTTTTGAAGCATCTGGTTGCAGAGGAAGCAAAGGGATGACAGTGAGCAGATCAAACTCTAGCCTGAGTTTATACAGCAGTGCATCAGCTCCTAGTAGTCCTTTATCGCGAAAG GCACTGTTACGGAGAAGTTTCTCTGGGGAACGATGTATTCGGCCAAGGAGCTCTATAGCTGCATTAGGAACAGACCAATTCTCTCCAGCAGGAGATGATGATTCTCCTTCACCCTCAG AAGAAGCTGAAAGAGCACCCACATGA